The DNA sequence ACTTTTTCTTAAGTAGAGGTTCTATATGTCGGATGCTATTCCTTTGTCAAATTTAAAAATAGGAACAAAGGCAATTGTTGCGAAATTAGAAACTAAAGATGAAGGGATTATTCGTCACTTAATGGCTATGGGAGTTATCCAAGGAGTTGATATTTCTCTTGAAAGTAAGTTTCCTTCCTATGTAGTTTCTGTTGGTAAAAGTAGAGCCGCTTTAGATAAAGAAACAGCTTCTATTATCTATGTAACTCAAGACTAATATAAGGCAAACAATAACCTTCTTTAATCGATACTTTCATCAGTATTTACTAAGTTAATTTCTAAGGAGAAAATAATGCTAGATAAAATAAAAAATATGTACCAAAATGACCCTCTTAAAACCATTGCTATCGGTGTAGGTGCGGTGATTATTGCTCCGACAGTAGCTTCTTTACTCAAGCCAGTGGCTAAAGCTACTATTAAAACAGGAGTGATTTTATATCAAAAAACAAAAGAAACCATAGCTGAAACAGGCGAACAATTGGGAGACTTAGTGGCAGAAGCACAAGCCGAAGTGTTGGCAGAAAAAGCAGAAAATAGAGACAAAATTACAGTTTTAAATCCCTCTTCTAATGATTAAAAAAGATAAAAATAATTGGCTATCTTACTTATTCAGAAAAAGAGATACTTATCTTCATATATATATTTTTGATGAGGAGAAATAAATTATGACTAATGCAACAGTAACAGCAGTAAATTCGGCTATTACTACCACAGAAAATAAGG is a window from the Cyanobacterium sp. Dongsha4 genome containing:
- a CDS encoding DUF5132 domain-containing protein, giving the protein MLDKIKNMYQNDPLKTIAIGVGAVIIAPTVASLLKPVAKATIKTGVILYQKTKETIAETGEQLGDLVAEAQAEVLAEKAENRDKITVLNPSSND
- a CDS encoding FeoA family protein → MSDAIPLSNLKIGTKAIVAKLETKDEGIIRHLMAMGVIQGVDISLESKFPSYVVSVGKSRAALDKETASIIYVTQD